A stretch of Desulfitobacterium dichloroeliminans LMG P-21439 DNA encodes these proteins:
- a CDS encoding B12-binding domain-containing radical SAM protein, with product MRILLVALNAKYVHTNLAIRYLRESVKGEFPEVEIREFTINEPIERIEAEIFEAKADVIGFSCYIWNLKETLAVIRQLRPTSPRTRILVGGPEVSFEADCFLRENTEIDAVVLGEGEVTLLELLRAWELGANLAEVSGLAWRNPQNQEIMINQHRQQLAMTKLPNPYGGKEDFQGRLAYVETIRGCPFNCQYCLSSTFQGVRYLPPERFREIIRRALSCGARTIKLVDRTFNVNKEHSFRILDIAREEAAHYPTEAGVRVHCEMAGELLDEDWLDYLRDYPKDLVQFEIGVQSTNPETLSIICRPQHFDRWAKYIREIQEMNKAHLHLDLIAGLPKEGWSSFRMSFNEVYAVQPDMLQLGFLKVLKGSGLRERSEQYGLIYAPDPPYSILQTADLSHEEILRLHRLEDILDRYYNSGRFGRTLDWVIQQYPTPFDFYHEFAEYWRNQGWFKQNWSAKALFEKLWHFWDSQKSGSEPSSLTSIQERLRYDYYLWERPSFFPDFLLPSQETLPPDYSEQRQALQRDRRWENLIAEYNQMDRRQWQRATAVDYFCEPQPQWVLFFYKNGKASCYPIDNPI from the coding sequence TTGCGAATTTTACTGGTCGCATTAAATGCGAAATATGTGCATACCAATTTGGCTATACGGTACCTACGTGAGAGTGTTAAGGGTGAGTTTCCTGAGGTTGAGATTCGTGAGTTCACCATTAACGAACCGATAGAGCGGATTGAAGCGGAGATATTTGAAGCCAAGGCAGATGTCATTGGCTTTTCCTGTTATATTTGGAACCTGAAGGAGACCCTCGCTGTGATCCGCCAGCTACGGCCGACGTCTCCCCGTACTCGGATTCTCGTTGGAGGACCGGAAGTATCCTTTGAGGCCGATTGTTTTTTGAGGGAAAATACTGAGATTGATGCAGTGGTTCTGGGGGAAGGTGAAGTCACTCTCCTTGAACTTCTTCGCGCTTGGGAGTTGGGAGCGAATCTGGCGGAAGTGTCAGGATTGGCTTGGCGGAATCCCCAGAACCAAGAAATCATGATTAATCAGCACCGCCAGCAACTTGCCATGACCAAGCTGCCTAATCCTTATGGCGGAAAAGAAGATTTTCAGGGACGCCTTGCTTACGTTGAGACCATTCGTGGCTGTCCTTTTAACTGTCAATATTGTCTTTCTTCCACATTCCAGGGAGTCAGATATCTACCGCCCGAACGTTTTCGAGAAATTATCCGTCGTGCTTTGAGCTGTGGAGCACGTACGATTAAACTGGTGGATCGCACCTTTAATGTAAATAAGGAGCATTCCTTTAGAATTCTTGATATTGCTCGGGAAGAGGCCGCTCACTACCCGACTGAGGCAGGGGTTCGCGTTCATTGTGAAATGGCCGGAGAGCTGCTCGATGAGGATTGGCTGGATTATTTACGGGATTACCCCAAGGATTTAGTTCAATTCGAAATCGGTGTACAATCCACGAACCCCGAGACTCTCTCGATAATCTGCCGGCCCCAGCATTTTGATCGGTGGGCAAAGTATATCAGAGAGATTCAAGAGATGAACAAAGCCCATCTGCATCTGGATCTCATTGCAGGGTTACCTAAAGAAGGTTGGTCTAGCTTTCGAATGTCCTTTAATGAGGTGTATGCAGTTCAACCAGATATGCTACAACTAGGTTTTCTAAAGGTTCTTAAAGGTTCCGGTTTACGAGAGAGAAGTGAGCAATATGGATTGATTTATGCTCCTGATCCTCCGTATTCAATTCTGCAAACAGCAGATTTAAGTCATGAAGAAATACTAAGACTGCATCGCTTGGAAGATATTCTTGATCGCTATTATAATTCGGGGCGGTTTGGCAGAACACTAGACTGGGTTATTCAGCAATACCCTACCCCCTTTGACTTCTATCATGAGTTTGCGGAATATTGGCGTAATCAAGGCTGGTTTAAGCAGAATTGGTCGGCTAAGGCCCTTTTTGAAAAGTTATGGCACTTCTGGGACTCGCAAAAATCCGGCTCTGAACCGTCAAGCTTAACCTCCATTCAGGAAAGGCTGAGGTATGATTATTATCTTTGGGAACGACCGAGCTTTTTCCCGGATTTTCTGCTTCCTTCTCAGGAGACTCTGCCACCGGATTATTCTGAGCAAAGACAAGCTCTTCAACGGGATCGACGCTGGGAGAATCTCATCGCAGAGTATAACCAGATGGACCGTCGTCAATGGCAAAGGGCTACTGCCGTGGACTATTTCTGTGAACCTCAGCCCCAGTGGGTGCTTTTCTTCTATAAAAATGGCAAAGCCAGTTGTTATCCAATAGATAACCCAATATAA